The Flavobacterium jumunjinense genome includes a region encoding these proteins:
- a CDS encoding LNS2 domain-containing protein has translation MKNEKIDGNLQALTVNGEHLSPVLSEGIKNYLIDIDGTICDDIPNEEPERMATAEVYPDALATLNRWYDEGHIIFFFTSRTEAHREVTEAWLNKFGFKYHGMLMGKPRGGNYHWIDNHLVKATRYRGKFTDLVDKEVTIQVFDDEHHE, from the coding sequence ATGAAAAACGAAAAAATCGACGGGAATTTACAAGCTTTAACTGTTAATGGTGAGCATTTGAGTCCTGTTTTATCAGAAGGAATCAAGAATTATTTAATCGATATTGATGGAACTATTTGTGATGATATTCCAAATGAAGAACCTGAAAGAATGGCTACGGCAGAAGTATATCCTGATGCTTTAGCTACACTTAATAGATGGTATGATGAAGGACATATTATTTTCTTTTTCACATCCAGAACTGAGGCACATAGAGAAGTTACTGAAGCTTGGTTGAATAAATTTGGCTTTAAATATCATGGAATGTTAATGGGAAAACCTCGTGGAGGAAATTATCATTGGATAGATAATCATTTGGTTAAAGCAACAAGATATAGAGGAAAGTTTACCGATTTAGTTGATAAAGAAGTAACAATTCAGGTTTTTGATGACGAACATCACGAGTAA
- a CDS encoding DUF1801 domain-containing protein, whose amino-acid sequence MTSKASSPEEYIKELPEDRKEAVIKLRNTILKNLPKDFKEAMSYGMIGYVVPHNIYPAGYHCDPKLPLPFMSFASQKNSINFYHMGIYANKNLYDWFVSEYPKYSKKKLDMGKSCMRFKKPEDIPYDLIGELVSKIEVQDWISIYENAFKK is encoded by the coding sequence ATGACATCAAAGGCAAGTTCACCAGAAGAGTATATTAAAGAACTACCAGAAGATAGAAAAGAAGCTGTAATTAAGTTGCGAAATACAATTTTAAAAAATCTACCAAAAGATTTTAAAGAAGCTATGAGTTATGGAATGATTGGTTATGTTGTTCCTCATAATATTTATCCAGCTGGCTATCATTGCGATCCAAAATTGCCATTACCTTTTATGAGTTTTGCTTCTCAAAAAAATAGTATCAATTTTTATCATATGGGAATTTATGCAAATAAAAACTTATATGATTGGTTTGTTTCTGAATACCCTAAATATTCAAAGAAAAAACTAGATATGGGGAAAAGTTGTATGCGTTTTAAAAAACCAGAAGACATTCCATATGATTTAATTGGTGAATTGGTTTCAAAAATAGAAGTGCAAGATTGGATTTCTATTTATGAAAATGCATTTAAAAAATAA
- the bshA gene encoding N-acetyl-alpha-D-glucosaminyl L-malate synthase BshA — protein MKIAIVCYPTFGGSGVVATELGLELARKGHEIHFITYSQPVRLALLNQNIHYHEVHVPEYPLFHYQPYELALSSKLVDMVKLHGIEVLHVHYAIPHAYAGYMAKKMLEEDGIRIPMVTTLHGTDITLVGNHPFYKPAVSFSINKSDVVTSVSKSLKEDTYRLFDIKNDIKVIPNFIEISKERLDENDPCHRSLMATAEEKVLTHISNFRKVKRISDVVKIFYEVQKTIPSKLMMVGDGPEKEAAENLCVELGIHNKVIFFGNSNEIDKILCYTDLFLLPSETESFGLAALEAMACGVPVISSNSGGLPEVNKDGITGYLSNVGDIEGMSKNAIYILKDDVKLNAFKKNALKEASEFDIKKILPLYEEVYQTAINSYK, from the coding sequence ATGAAAATAGCTATAGTTTGTTATCCTACATTTGGAGGGAGTGGAGTTGTTGCAACAGAATTAGGTCTTGAATTAGCAAGAAAAGGTCACGAAATACATTTTATTACCTACAGTCAGCCAGTTAGATTAGCTTTGCTGAATCAAAACATTCATTATCACGAAGTACACGTTCCAGAATATCCTTTATTTCATTATCAGCCTTATGAACTTGCTTTGTCAAGTAAGTTAGTCGATATGGTTAAATTGCATGGAATAGAAGTATTGCATGTACATTATGCTATTCCTCATGCATATGCAGGATATATGGCAAAAAAAATGCTTGAAGAAGATGGCATAAGAATTCCAATGGTTACAACTTTACATGGAACCGATATTACACTTGTAGGAAATCATCCGTTCTATAAACCAGCAGTAAGTTTTAGTATCAATAAGTCAGATGTTGTTACAAGTGTTTCAAAGAGTTTAAAAGAAGATACATATAGACTTTTTGATATTAAGAACGATATAAAAGTTATTCCTAATTTTATAGAAATTAGTAAAGAAAGATTAGATGAGAATGATCCTTGTCATCGTTCTTTAATGGCAACAGCCGAAGAAAAAGTATTAACTCATATATCAAATTTTAGAAAAGTAAAGCGAATTAGTGATGTGGTTAAGATTTTTTATGAAGTGCAAAAAACAATACCTTCAAAACTAATGATGGTTGGAGATGGTCCTGAAAAAGAAGCTGCAGAAAACTTATGTGTAGAATTAGGTATTCATAATAAAGTTATCTTTTTTGGAAACAGTAATGAAATAGATAAAATTTTGTGTTATACTGATTTGTTTCTTCTTCCTTCTGAAACAGAGAGTTTTGGATTGGCAGCATTAGAAGCTATGGCTTGTGGAGTTCCAGTTATATCAAGTAATTCTGGAGGTTTACCAGAAGTAAATAAAGACGGAATTACGGGATATTTAAGCAATGTTGGAGATATAGAAGGAATGAGTAAAAACGCTATTTATATTTTGAAAGATGATGTTAAACTGAATGCTTTTAAGAAAAATGCACTTAAAGAAGCTAGTGAATTCGATATAAAGAAGATTTTGCCGCTTTATGAAGAAGTGTATCAAACAGCAATTAACTCTTATAAATAA
- a CDS encoding glycoside hydrolase family 3 N-terminal domain-containing protein: protein MLKYTALLFLSIFPFVTKSKKVKSFQQKNKIENAEQRWVDSVYNTLTFEERVGQLFMVAAYSNKNEAHYSSVQKLIEDYKVGGLIFFQGGPIRQAQLTNRYQSKSKIPLFIGIDAEWGLSMRLDSTYRYPWNMTLGAIQDHNLIMQMGKQMGQQSKRLGIHFNFAPVVDINTNPKNPIIGNRSFGEDKVNVTNASIALIKGLQSEGVLATAKHFPGHGDTESDSHHTLPVVKFSKQRLDSIELYPYRELIKNGLASVMVAHLDVPSIESRKGFPTSISYNVITNILKNELKFEGLVITDALNMKGASNFKQPGDIDLEAFLAGNDILLFPEDVPVAVQRFKEAFDDKRISEERLSYSVKKILKYKFQVGLNKYKPIELKNLYEDLNKSEFNAMNYTLYENAITTLKNKDKIIPIKNIEKEKIAYVKIGDSDHEGFLAVLNKYANVQEIEVKDYKTVLVELQNFTKVIVGFHKEDGAWKNHNLNSSEISFLDKIAKQNKVIVTFFTKPYSLLRIDKFDDYEGFILAYQNNEFAHTVAAEAIFGAIDTKGKIPVSINNDFYINDGIKTNSLKRLGFESPENVGMNSKILSKIDSVVNYAIDKKMTPGAQVLVARKGKVIYQKSFGHHTYDTKQEVKNTDLYDVASLTKILSTLPNLMIQFDKEKIKLDTKLSTMLPVFKGTNKADATLVDMLTHQARFKPWLPFYKATLDKETNKPSEKYYRKSFSKEFPIQVSENLYLRKDYNDTIIKAIADSDLLPRVKYKYSDFSFILMKEYLEKASGMGLDDLANENYYFKLGANRTTYNPLHKFDISETIPTEEDNYYRYGTVQGYVHDMGAAMQGGVGGHAGLFSNSLDVAKIMQMYLQRGNYGGHQFFSEKTFNAFNTCYYCKDENRRGIGFDKPQLGRSGPTCGCVSMTSFGHTGFTGTMAWADPENEIVYIFLSNRTYPEANTNVLSRENIRENIQEIIYESIIR from the coding sequence ATGTTAAAATATACTGCTCTACTATTTTTATCAATTTTTCCTTTTGTAACTAAATCTAAGAAGGTTAAAAGTTTCCAACAGAAGAATAAAATTGAAAATGCTGAACAACGTTGGGTTGATAGCGTATATAATACACTTACCTTCGAAGAGAGAGTAGGTCAATTGTTTATGGTTGCTGCGTATTCTAACAAGAATGAAGCTCATTATTCAAGTGTTCAAAAATTAATTGAAGATTATAAAGTTGGAGGGTTGATTTTCTTTCAAGGTGGTCCAATCCGCCAAGCACAATTGACTAATAGGTATCAATCTAAATCAAAAATTCCATTATTTATAGGTATAGATGCTGAATGGGGATTAAGTATGCGTTTAGATTCGACTTATCGTTATCCTTGGAATATGACACTTGGGGCAATTCAAGATCATAATTTGATTATGCAAATGGGGAAGCAAATGGGACAACAATCTAAAAGATTAGGTATTCATTTTAATTTTGCACCCGTTGTAGATATAAATACAAATCCCAAAAATCCTATTATTGGAAATCGTTCGTTTGGAGAAGACAAAGTGAACGTAACAAATGCTTCTATTGCATTAATTAAAGGATTGCAAAGTGAAGGTGTGTTGGCAACTGCAAAGCATTTTCCAGGTCATGGAGATACAGAGTCAGATTCGCATCACACGCTTCCTGTTGTTAAGTTTTCTAAACAAAGATTAGACTCTATAGAATTATACCCTTATAGAGAATTAATTAAAAATGGATTAGCAAGTGTAATGGTTGCTCATTTAGATGTGCCAAGTATAGAGTCTAGAAAAGGATTTCCAACATCTATTTCTTATAATGTAATTACAAATATTCTTAAAAATGAATTGAAATTTGAAGGATTAGTAATTACAGATGCTTTGAATATGAAAGGAGCAAGTAATTTTAAACAACCTGGAGATATAGATTTAGAAGCTTTTCTTGCGGGTAATGATATTTTACTTTTCCCAGAAGATGTTCCTGTTGCTGTTCAAAGATTTAAAGAAGCTTTTGATGATAAAAGAATTTCTGAAGAACGTTTGTCGTATTCGGTTAAAAAAATTCTAAAGTATAAATTCCAAGTAGGTTTAAATAAATACAAACCAATAGAACTTAAAAATTTATACGAGGATTTAAATAAATCGGAGTTTAATGCAATGAATTATACTTTATATGAAAATGCTATTACAACTTTAAAGAATAAAGATAAAATTATCCCAATAAAGAATATTGAAAAGGAGAAGATAGCATATGTAAAGATTGGAGATTCTGATCATGAAGGGTTTTTAGCTGTATTAAATAAATATGCTAATGTACAGGAAATTGAAGTAAAGGATTATAAAACTGTTTTAGTAGAGTTACAGAATTTCACCAAAGTAATTGTAGGATTTCATAAAGAAGATGGTGCTTGGAAAAATCACAATTTAAATTCAAGTGAAATTTCTTTCCTAGATAAAATAGCAAAGCAAAATAAAGTTATTGTTACTTTTTTTACTAAACCTTATTCCTTGTTAAGGATTGATAAGTTTGATGATTATGAAGGTTTTATCCTAGCTTATCAAAATAATGAATTCGCACATACAGTTGCTGCTGAAGCTATTTTTGGAGCAATTGATACTAAAGGAAAAATTCCAGTTTCAATTAATAATGATTTTTATATAAATGACGGAATTAAAACGAATAGTTTAAAGCGTTTAGGTTTTGAAAGCCCTGAAAATGTAGGAATGAATTCTAAGATTTTATCTAAAATTGATTCTGTAGTAAATTATGCAATAGATAAAAAAATGACACCAGGTGCTCAAGTTTTGGTTGCAAGAAAAGGTAAAGTTATTTATCAAAAATCTTTTGGTCATCATACTTACGATACTAAGCAGGAAGTAAAAAACACAGATTTATATGATGTTGCATCTTTAACAAAAATCCTATCTACACTACCCAATTTGATGATTCAATTTGATAAAGAAAAAATTAAATTAGATACAAAGTTGAGTACTATGTTACCTGTTTTTAAAGGAACAAATAAAGCAGATGCAACTTTAGTAGATATGTTAACGCATCAAGCTCGATTTAAGCCTTGGTTACCTTTTTATAAGGCTACATTAGATAAAGAAACAAATAAGCCAAGCGAAAAATATTATAGAAAGTCATTTTCTAAAGAGTTTCCTATTCAAGTTTCAGAAAATTTATATTTGAGAAAAGATTATAATGATACCATAATAAAAGCGATTGCCGATAGTGATTTATTGCCAAGAGTGAAATATAAATACAGTGACTTTTCTTTTATTTTGATGAAAGAATATTTAGAAAAAGCAAGTGGTATGGGACTTGATGATCTGGCGAATGAGAACTATTATTTTAAGTTAGGAGCAAATAGAACAACATATAATCCACTTCATAAGTTCGATATTAGTGAAACTATCCCAACGGAAGAAGATAACTATTACCGTTATGGAACTGTTCAAGGTTATGTTCATGATATGGGTGCAGCTATGCAAGGAGGAGTTGGTGGACATGCTGGATTGTTCTCAAACTCACTAGATGTTGCTAAGATTATGCAAATGTATCTGCAAAGAGGTAATTATGGTGGACATCAATTTTTCTCAGAAAAAACATTTAATGCATTTAATACTTGTTATTATTGTAAAGATGAAAATAGGAGAGGAATAGGTTTTGATAAGCCTCAATTAGGACGATCTGGGCCAACATGTGGTTGTGTTTCTATGACAAGTTTTGGACATACTGGTTTTACGGGAACGATGGCATGGGCAGATCCTGAGAATGAAATAGTTTATATATTTTTGTCTAATAGAACCTATCCAGAAGCCAATACGAATGTGCTTTCTAGAGAAAATATTAGGGAAAATATCCAAGAAATAATTTATGAATCAATAATTCGTTAA
- a CDS encoding (Fe-S)-binding protein produces MSENIIVPTMAEMMAEGKQPEVLFWVGCAGSFDDRAKRITKAFVKILNRANVPFAVLGTEESCSGDPAKRSGNEFLFQMQAMTNIEVMNAYEVKKIVTACPHCFNTLKNEYPELGGQYEVVHHTQFLKSLLDDGRLTIEGGQFKGKKITFHDPCYLGRANNVYEAPRELIQKLDAELVEMKRSRANGLCCGAGGAQMFKEPEKGDKDINVERTEDAIETKADIIAAGCPFCNTMMTDGVKFKEKESSVKVMDVAELIANAQDL; encoded by the coding sequence ATGTCTGAAAATATTATAGTGCCTACAATGGCCGAGATGATGGCGGAAGGAAAACAACCAGAAGTTTTATTTTGGGTTGGATGTGCTGGAAGCTTCGATGATAGAGCAAAAAGAATTACAAAAGCATTTGTTAAAATATTAAATAGAGCAAATGTTCCTTTTGCGGTTTTAGGAACTGAAGAAAGCTGTTCTGGTGATCCTGCAAAAAGATCGGGTAACGAATTTTTATTTCAAATGCAAGCCATGACGAATATAGAAGTTATGAACGCTTATGAAGTTAAGAAAATAGTTACAGCTTGTCCTCATTGTTTCAATACTTTAAAAAATGAATACCCAGAATTAGGTGGTCAATATGAAGTTGTGCATCACACACAATTTTTAAAATCTCTTCTAGATGATGGGCGTTTAACTATAGAAGGTGGACAGTTTAAAGGGAAAAAAATCACTTTTCATGATCCATGTTATTTAGGAAGAGCAAATAATGTTTATGAAGCTCCAAGAGAGTTAATACAAAAGCTAGACGCAGAATTGGTTGAAATGAAGCGTTCTCGTGCTAATGGTCTTTGCTGTGGTGCAGGTGGTGCTCAAATGTTTAAAGAACCTGAAAAAGGGGATAAAGATATCAATGTAGAGCGTACCGAAGATGCTATAGAAACTAAAGCAGATATTATTGCAGCCGGATGTCCTTTCTGTAATACTATGATGACTGATGGGGTTAAGTTTAAGGAAAAGGAAAGCTCAGTAAAAGTAATGGATGTTGCTGAATTAATTGCGAATGCACAAGATTTGTAA
- a CDS encoding N-acetylmuramoyl-L-alanine amidase family protein: protein MLIKTSCFISLKNSFKSILIVLFLFSSFGLAAQTKSKFKVVLDAGHGGKDYGNVHHGFIEKKIALAVTLKVGEYLGKDADFDFIFSRKTDVFVELKDRAINANKQDADLFVSIHCNAAKNYSAFGTETFVMGLSRSSTNLEVAKNENSVILLEDDYKENYKGFDPNKPESLLGLKILQEEYLNQSIELAGFVEENFKNDLSKKSRGVKQAPLWVLDASYMPGVLIEIGFLSNKVEGTYLNTEEGQNEISKAIAEAILLYKKNYFKSTTISTSVKTITEVKKEEPVVVKDAKGVVFKVQLAASSKKIETIPSNFKGLNDLSYDQIGKIYKYFYGSETTYAQAKKKLDEAKEKGYESAFLVAYKDGVKISLSEAIK from the coding sequence ATGCTAATAAAAACAAGTTGTTTTATATCCCTAAAAAATAGTTTCAAATCAATTCTAATAGTACTATTTTTATTTTCTTCTTTTGGTCTTGCTGCGCAAACTAAATCCAAATTTAAAGTGGTTTTAGATGCCGGACATGGAGGTAAAGATTATGGAAACGTGCATCACGGATTCATAGAAAAAAAAATAGCACTCGCTGTAACGCTCAAAGTTGGAGAGTATTTAGGAAAAGATGCTGATTTCGATTTTATCTTTTCTAGGAAAACCGATGTCTTTGTAGAATTGAAAGATAGAGCTATAAACGCAAATAAACAAGATGCAGATTTGTTTGTTTCAATTCATTGTAATGCTGCCAAAAACTATTCTGCTTTTGGAACAGAAACTTTTGTGATGGGATTAAGTCGTAGTTCAACAAATTTAGAAGTTGCTAAAAACGAAAACTCTGTAATTTTACTTGAAGATGATTATAAAGAAAATTATAAAGGTTTTGATCCCAATAAGCCAGAATCATTATTAGGACTTAAAATATTGCAAGAAGAATATTTAAATCAGAGTATAGAATTGGCAGGTTTTGTAGAAGAGAATTTTAAAAATGATTTGAGTAAAAAGAGTAGAGGAGTTAAACAGGCTCCTTTGTGGGTATTAGATGCCTCATATATGCCTGGTGTTCTGATAGAAATCGGTTTTTTGTCAAATAAAGTGGAAGGAACGTATTTAAATACTGAAGAAGGACAAAATGAAATTTCTAAAGCTATTGCAGAAGCAATTTTGTTATATAAAAAAAATTATTTCAAATCAACAACAATAAGTACTTCAGTTAAAACAATTACAGAAGTTAAAAAAGAAGAGCCTGTTGTAGTGAAAGATGCCAAAGGAGTAGTATTTAAAGTTCAATTAGCTGCAAGCAGTAAAAAAATTGAAACAATTCCTTCTAATTTTAAAGGATTAAATGACTTAAGTTATGATCAAATAGGTAAAATATATAAGTATTTTTACGGAAGTGAAACAACATATGCGCAAGCAAAGAAGAAATTAGATGAAGCAAAAGAAAAAGGATATGAATCTGCCTTTTTAGTTGCTTATAAAGATGGAGTAAAAATAAGCTTATCAGAAGCGATTAAATAA
- a CDS encoding MlaD family protein: MKITREIKTAILVISSILLFYWGYSFLKGRNLFDTNKKLYVVYDNVAGLENSAQVTLNGLKIGKVNSINIQPDGKLLVELQILTEFPISKTSVAEIFDSGLVGGREVAIIPNFKDKNYSVSGDYLKGSSKLGLTDALAEQMVPLKDKIEKLFDNANILFENVNDVLNDKSKTDLKNAIAELNTTMSNFSGASKNLNNLLAANKSKLDNTFTSLDKTVSNFESISDSLVNANLGKTVKNLETTLASVDKIMKDIESGKGTMGKLMKDEQMYTNFTNASKELELLLEDLRLHPTRYVNVSLFGKKDKPYVKPEEEK; this comes from the coding sequence TTGAAAATAACTAGAGAAATAAAAACAGCCATACTGGTCATATCTTCAATTTTATTGTTCTATTGGGGATATTCTTTTCTAAAAGGAAGAAACCTATTTGATACAAATAAAAAATTGTATGTTGTATATGATAATGTTGCAGGTTTAGAAAATTCAGCTCAAGTAACTTTAAACGGTTTGAAAATTGGTAAAGTGAATTCTATAAATATCCAACCAGATGGTAAGCTGTTAGTAGAATTACAGATTTTAACTGAATTTCCAATTTCCAAAACAAGTGTTGCTGAAATATTTGATTCTGGATTAGTTGGAGGTAGAGAAGTTGCAATCATACCAAATTTTAAAGATAAAAATTATTCTGTTTCTGGTGATTACTTAAAAGGTTCATCAAAACTAGGTTTAACAGATGCTTTAGCGGAACAAATGGTTCCTTTAAAAGATAAAATAGAAAAGTTGTTTGATAATGCAAACATACTTTTTGAAAATGTAAATGATGTTTTAAATGATAAATCTAAAACGGATTTAAAGAATGCTATTGCAGAATTAAATACTACAATGTCAAACTTTAGTGGTGCATCAAAAAATTTGAATAATTTATTGGCAGCAAATAAATCTAAATTAGACAATACATTTACAAGTTTAGATAAAACGGTTTCTAACTTTGAGTCGATTTCAGATTCATTAGTGAATGCAAATCTTGGAAAAACAGTTAAGAATCTGGAAACTACCTTGGCTAGTGTAGATAAAATTATGAAAGACATTGAATCTGGTAAAGGTACAATGGGGAAATTAATGAAGGATGAACAAATGTATACTAATTTCACTAATGCTTCCAAAGAATTAGAGCTATTATTAGAAGATTTAAGATTGCATCCAACACGCTATGTAAACGTATCGCTTTTTGGAAAAAAAGATAAACCATACGTAAAACCTGAAGAAGAAAAATAA
- a CDS encoding ABC transporter ATPase, translated as MYIEFDKLPLHSRVWIYQSNRKFSEEEVSEIESSMKNFIENWSAHGQGLEASFKTVYDRFIIIAVNQDVQAATGCSIDASVQFILSLESKYQVDLLDKMNVTFKLGEHIAHKTLIDFKKMAKEKAVSANTVVFNNLVNTIEEWQDFWEVPASDSWHNRFF; from the coding sequence ATGTATATAGAGTTTGATAAATTACCATTGCATTCTAGAGTTTGGATCTACCAATCGAATAGAAAATTTTCAGAAGAGGAAGTAAGTGAAATTGAATCGTCAATGAAAAATTTTATTGAGAATTGGTCTGCACATGGTCAAGGTTTAGAGGCTTCATTTAAAACGGTATACGATCGTTTTATAATAATTGCTGTAAATCAAGATGTTCAAGCTGCAACAGGTTGTTCTATAGATGCTTCTGTTCAATTTATTCTTAGTCTAGAAAGTAAATACCAAGTTGATTTATTAGATAAAATGAATGTTACTTTCAAGTTAGGAGAACATATTGCACACAAAACATTAATTGATTTTAAAAAAATGGCAAAAGAAAAAGCTGTTTCTGCTAATACTGTAGTTTTTAATAACTTAGTAAATACTATAGAAGAATGGCAAGATTTTTGGGAAGTTCCAGCTAGTGATAGTTGGCACAATCGATTTTTTTAA
- a CDS encoding (Fe-S)-binding protein: MSILPNILFAILLFLGIGYFARNVKKLIRNIKLGQDVNRKDNASERWKNMVMIALGQSKMVKRPISGILHIIVYVGFIIINIEVLEIIIDGLTGTHRVFSFLGGLYDVLIGSFEVLALLVLVAVVVFWIRRNVVKIKRFWKPEMEGFAKNDANYILYFEVVLMSLFLFMNAADYHLQNLPEVFGHYHQAGSFPISQFIAPIFDGMDSSIVFMIERITWWLHITGILVFLNYLYFSKHLHILLAFPNTYFADLNAKGKIDNLESVTNEVKMMMDPSADPFAAPANPDAVPAKFGASDVQDLNWVQLLNAYTCTECGRCTSSCPANLTGKKLSPRKIMMDTRDRLEEVGKNIDLNKGVFVEDGKSLLNDFITPEELWACTSCNACVEECPVNISPLSIIMDMRRYLVMEQSAAPMELNNMMTNIENNGAPWQYNQMDRLNWKNED; encoded by the coding sequence ATGAGTATTTTACCAAACATTTTATTTGCCATTCTATTATTTTTAGGAATAGGATATTTTGCTAGAAATGTAAAAAAGTTAATTAGAAATATTAAATTAGGACAAGATGTAAATCGTAAAGATAATGCTTCCGAAAGATGGAAGAATATGGTTATGATAGCTCTTGGTCAATCTAAAATGGTAAAAAGACCAATTTCAGGAATATTGCATATTATTGTTTATGTAGGTTTTATTATTATTAATATTGAAGTATTAGAAATTATAATAGATGGATTGACTGGAACGCATAGAGTCTTTAGTTTTTTAGGAGGACTTTATGATGTATTAATTGGTTCGTTTGAAGTTTTAGCTTTGTTAGTATTAGTTGCTGTTGTTGTTTTTTGGATAAGAAGAAATGTTGTTAAAATTAAACGTTTTTGGAAACCAGAAATGGAAGGATTTGCAAAGAATGACGCAAATTATATTTTATATTTTGAAGTAGTTTTAATGTCGTTATTCCTGTTTATGAATGCAGCAGATTATCATCTTCAAAATTTACCAGAAGTTTTTGGACATTATCATCAAGCTGGAAGTTTTCCAATATCTCAGTTTATTGCACCAATTTTTGATGGAATGGATAGTAGTATTGTTTTTATGATTGAAAGAATAACTTGGTGGCTACATATTACAGGTATATTAGTTTTTTTAAATTATTTATACTTCTCTAAACATTTACATATATTATTAGCGTTTCCAAACACTTATTTTGCAGATTTAAATGCAAAAGGAAAAATTGATAACTTAGAAAGCGTAACAAATGAAGTTAAAATGATGATGGATCCTTCAGCCGATCCGTTTGCAGCACCAGCAAATCCTGATGCAGTACCTGCTAAATTTGGAGCTTCCGATGTTCAAGATTTAAATTGGGTTCAGTTACTTAATGCATATACGTGTACAGAATGTGGACGATGTACTTCCTCTTGTCCTGCGAATCTAACTGGGAAAAAATTATCTCCACGTAAAATTATGATGGATACGCGTGACAGATTAGAAGAAGTTGGTAAAAATATAGACTTGAATAAAGGAGTATTTGTAGAAGACGGTAAGTCTCTTTTAAATGATTTTATTACACCAGAAGAACTTTGGGCTTGTACATCTTGTAATGCTTGTGTTGAAGAATGTCCTGTAAACATTAGTCCTTTATCTATTATTATGGATATGAGACGTTACTTAGTTATGGAGCAAAGTGCTGCACCTATGGAATTGAACAACATGATGACGAATATTGAAAATAATGGTGCACCATGGCAATACAATCAAATGGATAGATTAAACTGGAAAAACGAAGATTAA
- a CDS encoding protease complex subunit PrcB family protein — protein sequence MKSILFCITFFSFLACSSTKKEMIMDNEFKTIYVSGYGGDESKGHQIISSYDDLKQEFARLNVPSEVIDNSNIDFKDNVILIAHLGEKNTGGYGIDVEKIEFEEETLIIQTKLSVPEKGGNVTMAITNPFCITIIPKAKKYSVK from the coding sequence ATGAAATCAATTCTATTTTGCATTACTTTTTTTTCATTTCTCGCTTGTAGTTCAACTAAAAAAGAAATGATTATGGATAATGAATTTAAAACGATTTATGTATCTGGTTATGGCGGAGATGAATCTAAAGGTCATCAAATTATTAGTTCCTATGATGATTTAAAACAAGAGTTTGCAAGGCTTAATGTTCCTAGCGAAGTTATTGATAATTCAAATATTGATTTTAAAGATAATGTAATTTTAATAGCACATTTAGGAGAGAAGAATACAGGTGGCTATGGTATTGATGTTGAAAAAATCGAATTTGAAGAAGAGACCTTAATAATTCAAACTAAACTTAGTGTTCCTGAAAAAGGTGGAAATGTAACAATGGCAATTACAAATCCATTTTGTATAACCATTATTCCAAAAGCAAAAAAATACAGTGTTAAATAA